TATAGTGGTAACTTTATTCACGGTAATTAACAAAGATTACATAATCATCACATTAATGTACATATACCAGCTACATAGTTCAAAGGATATGATTCCTGTGTCAAAGGATTGCttataataacaacaaaaataataataataaaactcTTGCTGTACAGTTTGTAATATTTCCTGTATTTGAGAATATTTATACATAACAtacaaaaatacttaaatgtGGTAGCAATACTTTTATCCTCCAAACTTAATTTACAGGGAGTAAAAACCAGGAAGCTTGCCTACAGTTTTCATCTAAACTGCAAGTTCTAATACTACCAAGAGGTGTTTTGAATGTTATTACagttccttttctccagctctttttCCTGGGATAATTCTTGAAAATATAATACACAAGCCCTCATATCTTATCAATAAATGTACAGTATCTTACATTCCTCGTTTCTGAAAAGATAATTCCTGGTAATAACGTTGTAGCTTTATGTGATTTTtagaacaacaaaacaaaccaagagaagagttatttcagtgaaatgtgTTAGGGTTAGGTCTTATCATCATAACAACTTTTTTTAATGAGTATGATCCTCCCCGGAATTCCGCCCAGTAAACACCATCCTGGTACCGGCTGCGGTAGTGTCCTCCCCGGTACCAGACCCCATTGAGGTTGGAGTGAGCACATGCATTGTACCACCATCCTCCCTTCTGGTAATGAGCACAGTTACCTGCAAAAGAAAGCTCCAGTTCAGGCTgagaagcaaatgaaaagtCTTAAAGCAAGCAGGCTAAGTACAAAATGTGGTTGTTCTGGTGGTTGGTtgttctgggctttttttaGTAACTGTGTGTTTAACATGTAGAAATCCCATGGTACGAAGTGAACTTGGGCTTCTTCAGGAACCAGCTAAGGAGTTAGGCTCTACAGAGAGAATCCTTCTGGTTGCTTTCTCTTGCCTGAAAATCAGTATGTGTTACTGTCTCAACCCTTCATAGCATATTTTACAGACCCTTGACTGGTGTAAAAACTTGTAGTTTTGGCGTTAGTATGTATAAGGGTTGACACATCCGTTTGTACTTCATAAGGCACTAATGGACAAAATCCCTTTGTAAGTGCAATAccttttggtttgttggggtttttttgtatgtgtgacCATaagtatttttcccttttcaaaaaacaaaaagagataGAAAAGGGGGGGAAGGTGAGGATGTAAAGGCAGAAATAGTGCGGCAGCTGTGAGGGCCCTCCTACCTGTGTACACATCGTGATCCCGGTCCAGCGTGGTAAACTGTTTGCCATTGTGCCAGGTGAAGGAATCTCCCGCGTTGCCGTTGTAGCGTCCCAGTCTCAGCTTGTAGTACTCGCTCTCAGGCTCCAGCCTGAAGCTGGCATACTCAGCAAATACTTTTCGACCTGACCAATCTTCCATTGTTATGAGCAGTTTGTAGTTGCCTTGATTTGTTAACCAATAAATGTTTTCTAATCCAAGCCAATACTCTCCATCTATGTTACCAAATCCTTGCTGTAGAGGAAGCAAGAGAAGAAGCATGTTAATGTCCTGCATCTGTGTTAGTGGTAAATCAGAGTGTATTCTCAAGTAGAAAACTGCAGTAACTTATTTTACAGAGACTTCCCCTTCTGGAAGGGTAAATGCACAGGTTCTTTTTCAAGTAGGCTCTTGGCCAGACTCTAAAATCAGCCTTTAAATTAACTCCAACAGTAAGTTTTAGAGAGTGGGAAACATTAATCAGCTCTCTTATCCTAACCTTGTATGTCTCCCAGTTCCTGAAAAAGTTGACAGAGCCATCCAGCCGTCTCTGAATGACCGTCCAGCCACCAGGGTCCTGCCGTTGGTCACACCAGACCTGCATCAGctgatttgtgttttctggttttacaaGATAGATGGAGCTTGTGTCATGGCCATCTTCTAATGCTTGTAGACAGTCTCTCCAGGGTCCTGTGTCAAAACAGAAAGGGTCTGCATCAAGCTGCTGTTGACCATTGCTTTAATACAGGGCAGTATTTGAGTTGGTAGCTTTTTATACTAGATTGGTTTCACtgaatagcatttttttttcctttttattaaagGATAAGTATCCACCAAGTGTTTTCAAACAGATTCTTTTATTGTAACTTTATATCTGGAACATTTCACAATGAGTTACTGATAAaggtagattaaaaaaaaaaattaaggcagCTGTACTGGTACTTTTGCCATCAATTATATCTTCAAATAAACTAAATATGAATGACTCCATAGATAAGTAAGAATTTCCCTTAGAAAACAACACAGTAAGTTTGACCTTGATTCTATTGttgagaaatgcagctttttagATCCCAAATTTTTACATAGTTCACTGGAATCATGTTTCTGGCAGAAGTTTTGCATGCCGCAGTGCAGGGTATGGTGCACTATCTCTGGCAATTCTGTGAAAATACTGCTTTGTAGGAAAATGTTTTAGAGACTCAAGGACTTAAGAGACTCTGCTTACTTGCTTAAGTTTCTTTCATTGTGGGCATTTCCATGGAGAAGCAATATGGGGGtcatttggtttggtttttgatATGTGACAGTTGCATTATTTGATAATCCTAAAAAGTTTGTTGATGTCTTTTGGAATATTTTGCAAATAGCTGTGAAATATATTGAGTGCAGTTCCCCTGCAATACTGTATTTCATTTAGCTCTGAGTCCAGAGATCTGTGCCtctcatttttctgaagaaggtGTGTGTTGTCCACACAGTGCAGAACAAATCTTACTTGTGTGAAACACACACCTGAACTGTTTTGggttgctggttttttttggtttttttttccaaatgtggGACCGTAGGTAAAACGGAATGCTTTATCTGTTATTTTGTTACCATGTAGATCAGTTGATCTCTAATGTGATTTCACATCATTGCTCATGGCAGAACTCTTAAGACTCTTAATAAGGGCTATATAATATCCCCTTACTATTCCACCACTTGCTTCCATTTGCTCCTGTCCAAAGCACAAGTGCCCCATACAAGGTACAGAGCAGATGCATATTCCTTCTTTAATTACACAAGCACATTATCGGGTGCTGGATCAACAAACTTGTAGTAACTTCACACATTTACACAAACTCCTTCAGATGTTATGAACAGCAGCTCAGTCTTGTGCAAAGGTCAATGAAATTTAGATTACTTGATTAGtaagatttttctgaaagtcCTTTATCTTATACATGTCATATAAATGATGGATTTGTCTTGGCAAAGTAATGTGAGAAAAATCTGTGGGGCTAGTATGTCCGTCTTAGACATtcacagttaatttttttgctttctgtgtttctaCTACAGCATGTATGTAAAATTTGCTAGCTAAATAAATTGTGACTGTATTTTTGATACTACAGTTAAAATGCTGCCCATTGCATATTAGCATAAACTAATGTAAATGTATCAATAATATTACTTACCAGATGGTTTATCAGTTGAAGTTGGAATACTAGTAACTGCAGGCATGGTTGGTAAGGTAGGTGGCAGAACCTTTAAGTTCTGATCACTTTGAATCTCATTAGTAGATATCTGGTTATTAATGCGATTGTAAGTAGGAGGCTGGTACACTTTAATTGGTGGTTGTGGAGTTTGTGGCAGTGGCTTTATGGATGGCATTCTTTGACAGTGTTCTTCCAGCTGGGCAATTATTATTGTCTGATTATTGGCAATTGACATCAAATGTTGATACTTGTGCTCTAAGTCTTTGTATTTGTTTGCAAGCTGCAGCATGTCTGCAGTTTGGttcaaaatcttattttcaagTTGAGAAAGTTCTAAGGCGTTATCACGTTTTCGGATAATTTCATGTAATAGCTGCATGTAGAGTTGTGTGACACGAGAATTCatatttctgctctcttttcttAGGAGTTTAACTTCATTAACAATTCCACCATCCACCTCTACCAGTTGCTGGAGAGTTTCTATTTGTCTCTTTTGTTTGAGAAGTTCATTGTTAAGTAACTGTAATTCTTGTTTATTTACCCTGTTTTCAAGCAGAACTTCAGGCTCCTTAGAATTAACACAAATGGCACCTGTCACTCTCTGCTGAGGTACAATGAAGGTGTAAGTGCATTTGTCCTGTGTGTCACTGGAACGCTTATATCTGTTCGTATAAATGAATTCTTGAGCCTTTTCCTTGTCATTGCCTTCAAACTCCTGTGTTTCACTCGCAGTAACTCCCACAACAGTTACTAGCATTAAACAGATGAATCTTGTTGTCATCATGATCCTCTAGTTCTGGTCAAATATTCCTCTGCAAAGAACTTcctaaaatctgttttaaaataaatttaacagtAAGTAACGAGGAGGAAATCAGTGTGGATTTACAAATGATAATCTCTTCTAAAACTTACAAAATAGTACATAGTAACTGTGTGTACAAATGAGGTATTTTTGTTGTCCAGCATTAACTTCTGTTGACTAAGGTGGACATCATGGGGAGTATCTTTCTGTGGTCAGAACTGTAGTTGCTGGTTCATCTAAAGCCTGCCAAGAACTGTAAGAAAGTAAGCAATAAGTGCAAGGATTTGAAGTGTCCTTTCTTCCAGGCAAGTACCACAAATGTTTAAAGATTGGCATTTTCATTGTAATATTAATTACACTTTCCATTTATTACAATTACAAATACAACCTTTAAATGTAAATAGAATGTAAGTTAATATGTGTATTAATGCTGCTAAAAGTTCTAGAAATGTCTAACAGTTAATTTGCAGTGTTTTGTAACTGCATATATATATTGCAAGAGATTCACCTTAGGTGACATGTAGCAATTTTACTTTATTCATCAGTATTGAACCTCcactgcttaaaaataaaaaggaaaaacttaaATTAAATTGGTCCTTAATAACTGTAAGTTAAAAACTCTACTACTCAGATATTATTGGCagtaaaatgttatttttctagACTAGTAGAATTTACAACTGAAACATTTACTGTGACTCTCACTGGAGACATTGTCTCTACACTCAGCCTAGTCACCTCATTTCAGAGTCCCTTCttgaaaggtgaaaaaatagCTGCATATGTGCGTGGTGCATAGTGATGATGCACAGAGATCCAAATCAGCTGGTAGTGTCTACTGGCATGCTGCAGCAGTTGCCATTTGGTGAAGTTACACTAACTTAGTTCTCCATGCAGATTCGTATTCAAGGTGGACAGCTGAGGCCTTCCcaatctttcaaaaaataagtCAACACTAGAACTTTGTAGGCAACAGTAGACTTGGAGACATGGGCTTAGCATTGTCACAGCTGCCAGAAGTACCCATGTACCACTTTGATATCATgtgtttctaaaatttttttgttgttgatttttaaTACTTATGTGTATATGCATCCTagttttcttaaataaaatgaatgaaaaaggCAGTATGGagttttttcagtttataaagACAGATACTTTTTGAGCAAGGTGGTGTTGCCATTGTGTTTTTCTTGGCTTGTAAAGCATTTCTCATGGAATAATCATTTGGTATTTAAGTATCTATCACCTTACTGCCTGATCATCTTTagtacagtaatttttttaaattacatgaaATGGAGATAGCAGTGAGAAACCAGAGAGTCCAGCTGAGTACACCCAGCATGGATAGCTGGAGGCTGGCAGACGTGATGAATAAAGAGTAGCAGGAAGAACCAGATTTGTGTAGCCTCCAGGTGAGAAGGTAAAGAAAGACATGTTCAGCTACTTAAAGGGTGTTTGTAAAGAAGATAAATTCTTTTTAGAAGTGTACAGTAGAAGTATATGGTGGATAAAAATTAcctcagggaaaaaataggttttattaaaaaatgaacttcATTGGGAGGGTGACTGAGAACTGAAGCAGTCACCCAGATTGGTGGTAGAATTTCCATTCCTGGAAATACATGAAGTTTTTATTCAGGTAGGGCTATGAGTAGTCTGATCTAATCTTGAAACTAGACTTGCTCTCTAAGACGAAGATAACGTCCCATCCAATCtaaactgttctatgattctaggCAAATGCTGACTTTgaagattttttctttaaaatttcaagCTAATGATGGATATGCATCCTTTATTACTCATACTGAGAAGAGATAtggttgtaatttttttttttttttgtgaaataaaccATAGATGTTTCTGTAAAAGATACAAACAAAGTGACCAGGACTTAATCCTCCTCAAAATTTTTGGATAAATACTTTTGCCTCAGTTTCTTATTTAGAATaaactcattttcattttgcaagtaGAAAGGAGTTGTGCTGTACAGAACTTTTCAAAAATCTTGAAAACGTGTCGAATGAAGATCTGGAGTTTGACACGGTTTCTGTAAGTAAAGCAATGCTATTTGGAGCCCTGGAAAATAGGGAACGTAAATTCACTCCAGACAGATTTAACTTGCATAATCAGCATTTGCACAGCAGGTCACACTTGGAAAACCTGGCAGTTTTCCAGGCCTCGTGTTCCTGCACAGATGACTGGTTTTGCAAATGTCTCTTGCATATAGGtataaaatagttttatttcgCTGTTGGaattttaatatccttttttcccctctctaaACCTGTACTTATTGTGACCACTAAAAAGAAACTGGTTTTTTCCTCAGAGTTCACTTCTTTCACAGCATCTCATATATTTGAGTATGGCTGTGGGGTGCCCAtacttttctgaagaaaaaggaaactctGAGATCAAGAAAGAACACCATCtaacagatttttctcctggttttaaGAACTGTGTAAGAAAATAATGGGACAGAGTTCATCAGCCTCATTATAACATATCATCTTAATGATCATCTAGTCCCACTGCCTGACTATGTGGGTGACCCCTCTCTAGGAAGCCTATTCTAGGGTTTGACCAGTGGTTGCAGAAGCAGGCCACCAGTGAATGACATCAGCATAATTAGAGTGTGCTGAAATGTTTCTCTGTCATGATCTTGCCTGCATCTCATCTTTTCTAAGATGTTTTTCTTATAAGAAAAATCAGTGGTTAGAGAATGCCCCAGtagaaacagaaacaagaacCATACTGTCATCAGCTGTCCTTCTTCCTGCAGTCTGTGTATGATAATTGTGTGAGTTTCTTACTGACTGTACTTGTTTGGTTGAAAAAAAGGTGTTTAG
This sequence is a window from Ficedula albicollis isolate OC2 chromosome 17, FicAlb1.5, whole genome shotgun sequence. Protein-coding genes within it:
- the ANGPTL2 gene encoding angiopoietin-related protein 2 produces the protein MMTTRFICLMLVTVVGVTASETQEFEGNDKEKAQEFIYTNRYKRSSDTQDKCTYTFIVPQQRVTGAICVNSKEPEVLLENRVNKQELQLLNNELLKQKRQIETLQQLVEVDGGIVNEVKLLRKESRNMNSRVTQLYMQLLHEIIRKRDNALELSQLENKILNQTADMLQLANKYKDLEHKYQHLMSIANNQTIIIAQLEEHCQRMPSIKPLPQTPQPPIKVYQPPTYNRINNQISTNEIQSDQNLKVLPPTLPTMPAVTSIPTSTDKPSGPWRDCLQALEDGHDTSSIYLVKPENTNQLMQVWCDQRQDPGGWTVIQRRLDGSVNFFRNWETYKQGFGNIDGEYWLGLENIYWLTNQGNYKLLITMEDWSGRKVFAEYASFRLEPESEYYKLRLGRYNGNAGDSFTWHNGKQFTTLDRDHDVYTGNCAHYQKGGWWYNACAHSNLNGVWYRGGHYRSRYQDGVYWAEFRGGSYSLKKVVMMIRPNPNTFH